In Desulfovibrio gilichinskyi, a genomic segment contains:
- a CDS encoding STAS domain-containing protein: MGLEVGENKNGGVIIFALKGRLDSNTSNDFEERLLCSIQGGETKIILDFENLEYISSAGLRVLLKAARELKGGDGKLLLCSLKDYIREVFDLSGFVSFLPIFNTKEECISSF; encoded by the coding sequence ATGGGCTTGGAAGTTGGTGAAAACAAAAACGGTGGTGTGATTATTTTTGCGCTGAAAGGAAGGCTTGACTCCAACACCTCTAATGATTTTGAAGAACGTCTTCTGTGTTCCATACAGGGCGGAGAGACAAAGATTATTTTAGATTTTGAAAATCTTGAGTATATTTCAAGTGCCGGTCTTCGTGTGCTTCTAAAGGCTGCAAGAGAGCTTAAGGGCGGAGATGGCAAGCTTTTACTTTGCTCGCTTAAAGATTATATCCGTGAAGTTTTTGATCTGTCCGGCTTTGTATCATTTTTGCCTATTTTTAATACAAAGGAAGAATGCATTTCGTCGTTTTAA
- a CDS encoding Crp/Fnr family transcriptional regulator, translating to MSAETSEYQENLEIVREVAYFSGLELEAQKLLAYLCVRENFAQGTTVFNTGDIDKSAYFIIKGRMEAFLDNVEKPVQIFKENDFVGALTLIGESKRLFTLKAVTDTVCIRLTQDKFEKARGQFPEINNKFLKAAVDKISGREERFLSKYDINCEGCKSAIGLTLI from the coding sequence ATGAGCGCTGAAACAAGTGAGTATCAGGAAAATCTGGAGATAGTGAGAGAGGTTGCATATTTTTCAGGGCTTGAACTGGAAGCTCAGAAGTTGCTGGCTTACCTTTGTGTGCGCGAAAATTTCGCTCAGGGTACGACCGTATTTAATACCGGAGATATTGATAAATCAGCATACTTCATTATTAAAGGTCGAATGGAAGCTTTCTTAGATAATGTTGAAAAGCCGGTACAAATATTTAAGGAAAATGATTTTGTCGGAGCATTGACTTTGATCGGTGAGTCCAAAAGACTTTTTACCCTTAAAGCGGTTACTGACACTGTCTGTATTCGCCTCACTCAAGATAAATTTGAAAAAGCTAGAGGGCAATTCCCTGAAATTAATAATAAATTTCTCAAAGCTGCAGTTGACAAAATAAGTGGCAGAGAAGAAAGATTTCTTAGTAAGTATGATATAAACTGCGAAGGATGCAAATCTGCTATAGGCTTAACACTTATTTAA
- a CDS encoding ATP-binding protein — MVTNLQSLTSDEKKYSFTLKADLAELKVLAEKIENFGEENRIPEKNLFEVNLVLDELFTNLVSYGCFSDSHFFEIMLRLKDGVMFIEIMDDGKPFNPLDTPEPEIHCDCDERKIGGLGIHFMRKMMDGIEYRLDDGKNRLKLTKIIH, encoded by the coding sequence TTGGTTACTAATCTGCAGTCGCTGACTAGCGATGAAAAAAAATATTCTTTTACGTTAAAAGCTGACCTTGCTGAGCTAAAAGTCCTTGCGGAAAAAATTGAGAACTTCGGTGAAGAAAATAGGATACCGGAGAAGAATCTTTTTGAGGTTAATTTAGTTCTGGATGAACTATTTACAAACCTTGTAAGTTATGGATGTTTCTCTGATTCGCATTTTTTTGAGATAATGCTTCGTTTAAAAGACGGGGTTATGTTTATTGAGATAATGGATGACGGGAAACCTTTTAATCCACTTGATACGCCTGAACCTGAAATTCACTGCGATTGTGATGAAAGAAAAATCGGTGGATTAGGTATCCATTTTATGCGTAAAATGATGGATGGTATTGAGTATCGTCTGGATGACGGAAAGAATAGATTAAAGTTGACCAAAATAATTCATTAG
- a CDS encoding GNAT family N-acetyltransferase produces MFLDKVAETEYKDCLNIWELSVRATHNFLSEEDINYFKPLILNEFLPAVQLYCIKNKNSKIIGFMGVADRKVEMLFVLPDYFRQGIGTKLMQYALDELDINSVDVNEQNDSAFIFYRKLGFKVIERSEVDDMGKPYPILHLKVSTF; encoded by the coding sequence ATGTTTTTGGATAAAGTAGCTGAGACAGAGTACAAGGATTGTCTCAACATTTGGGAATTATCAGTACGGGCAACACACAATTTTCTTTCTGAAGAAGACATTAACTACTTTAAACCGTTAATACTAAATGAATTTCTACCAGCAGTTCAACTCTATTGTATCAAAAATAAAAATTCAAAAATTATCGGTTTTATGGGAGTTGCGGATCGAAAAGTGGAAATGCTGTTTGTTCTGCCAGATTATTTCCGGCAAGGAATCGGAACAAAACTTATGCAGTATGCTTTAGATGAACTCGATATTAATTCCGTTGATGTTAATGAACAAAACGATTCCGCATTCATATTTTATAGAAAACTAGGGTTCAAAGTTATTGAACGCTCTGAAGTAGACGATATGGGCAAACCTTATCCAATTTTACATCTAAAAGTTTCAACTTTTTAA
- the qrcC gene encoding menaquinone reductase iron-sulfur cluster-binding subunit QrcC → MQHIEFDTKWTMVVDLDKCTGCGACMVSCQAENNIAPMEDGSNKLKTLTWLLVYELNNGKDFPERETAYLPRPCMQCGKPACVPVCPVVATTKDEEGGIVSQIYPRCIGCRYCMAACPYHARYFGWLDPVWPEGMDKALSPSTSTRPRGVVEKCNFCHTRLLNARTRARAEGMDPKNLPDGWYKPACLEACPTGAISFGDSKNPEHKVHDLIKDKNAFRLLESIGMDPQVYYISRRDWVREQSDNHLPNDKH, encoded by the coding sequence ATGCAACATATTGAATTTGATACTAAATGGACCATGGTAGTTGATCTGGACAAGTGTACCGGTTGCGGTGCTTGTATGGTTTCATGCCAGGCAGAAAATAATATAGCACCAATGGAAGACGGTTCTAACAAACTGAAAACTCTTACTTGGTTGCTTGTTTATGAACTTAATAATGGAAAGGATTTCCCTGAAAGGGAAACAGCATACCTGCCAAGACCTTGTATGCAGTGCGGAAAACCTGCTTGTGTTCCTGTCTGTCCTGTAGTTGCTACTACTAAGGATGAAGAAGGCGGAATCGTCAGTCAGATTTATCCTCGCTGTATCGGTTGCCGGTACTGTATGGCTGCATGTCCTTACCACGCTCGTTACTTTGGTTGGTTAGATCCAGTCTGGCCTGAAGGTATGGACAAAGCACTTTCCCCTTCAACATCTACGCGTCCTCGCGGTGTTGTTGAAAAATGTAACTTTTGTCATACCAGATTGCTTAATGCCCGTACGCGTGCACGCGCTGAAGGAATGGATCCTAAGAATCTTCCTGACGGTTGGTATAAACCGGCTTGTCTTGAAGCATGCCCCACAGGCGCAATCTCTTTCGGAGACTCAAAGAATCCTGAACATAAGGTCCATGATCTTATTAAGGATAAAAATGCTTTCCGTCTTCTCGAAAGTATCGGCATGGACCCTCAGGTCTATTACATCAGCCGTCGTGATTGGGTGCGTGAGCAGAGTGATAACCACTTGCCTAACGACAAGCACTAG
- the rfbC gene encoding dTDP-4-dehydrorhamnose 3,5-epimerase has product MNLVETEFPGLFILEPKVFRDERGFFLESFNSGFFEKKGLPVDFVQDNHAYSKGRGVLRGLHFQLPPFAQTKLVWVTRGAVIDVVVDLRKGSPTYLQSFKIELSSENFRRLLIPKGFAHGYETLTDESEFMYKVDAGYAPASEAGIRWDDKDLAIDWETQDPILSEKDNNLPELGQFDSPFEF; this is encoded by the coding sequence CCAAGGTTTTTAGGGATGAAAGAGGTTTTTTTCTGGAAAGTTTTAATAGTGGGTTTTTCGAAAAAAAAGGTCTTCCTGTCGATTTTGTTCAGGACAATCATGCGTATTCAAAAGGGCGCGGGGTGTTGCGCGGGCTTCATTTTCAACTTCCGCCGTTTGCTCAGACTAAGCTTGTCTGGGTTACAAGAGGGGCTGTAATTGATGTAGTTGTGGATTTGCGCAAAGGGTCTCCAACTTATTTGCAGTCATTCAAAATTGAGCTCTCGTCTGAAAATTTTCGCAGGCTGCTCATTCCTAAAGGCTTTGCACACGGTTATGAAACATTAACCGATGAAAGTGAATTCATGTACAAAGTTGACGCCGGTTATGCCCCTGCGAGCGAAGCCGGTATCCGCTGGGATGATAAAGATCTTGCAATTGACTGGGAAACGCAGGATCCGATCCTTTCTGAAAAAGATAATAATCTTCCGGAGCTGGGTCAGTTTGATTCACCATTTGAATTTTAG
- a CDS encoding ABC transporter ATP-binding protein/permease produces the protein MITKRPLMYWVKTSNLKLQLILLAIILVTVATRVVPLEMQKLIINQAISMRKVDLLIRYCSFYIIAVVGASLLKYAITYLQTYIGQETLAKMRKELYAHILTLPLGYFRKANPGMVVSSLVTELAPAGEYVGQSIAVPVTNILTLVTFATYLFYLNATMAAISIALYPVVIYLVPKLQKKSNTANKQRVDTTRNLSSHINETISGIHEIHGNGSYRIENRKYSAFVDRLFRIRITWILYRQGIKVLNSFFQNLGPFLLFLVGGYLAIQGKFDLGALVAFLSAYEKIYDPWKELMEFYQVHNDATVRYERVMEYFDCEPEFKLEPEGRAPVKLTGSIDVQNLGFTVSGGIKLLKQINLKLKPGEQLALVGFSGSGKSTLAQCISQLYKYTGGSVKIDGYEVDDLTKADMVHNMGIVAQEPFIFSGSIKDNLLYSCAAVLEGDPDAEKKTPSRDNMIESIQQAGIFVDVLRFGLNTLVDSEQEKELSEQLLSVRKNFHSDFGEKFADHVEFYQEGKYLDYSSVAGNIIFGSANSKFFAGKNLATNEYFTNFLKEANLEIPLLSLGRETVKQTVDILGNVPQEEIFFEQSPIPTEEFDGYKQLASRLDDKTLQEIKGTDKEMLLQLALNFIPGKHKIVALPTVLKGLILDGRQQFFNKASVEKPESFNFFKIAEYITSQTILDNILFGKSKTDHPQIQDAINQSMIQLLIEADLLETVVELGMNFEVGTKGDKLSGGQKQKLAIARTFLKNPPIMIMDEATSALDNRSQNRIQNLLETKWKGKSTLISVIHRLDTIKNYDKVAVMKAGKLMEIGPYEELIAKKGLLYELIHGAK, from the coding sequence ATGATCACGAAACGCCCCCTTATGTATTGGGTAAAGACGAGCAATCTAAAATTGCAACTCATATTACTGGCTATAATTTTAGTCACAGTTGCAACGCGAGTAGTTCCGCTGGAAATGCAAAAGTTAATTATCAACCAAGCCATCAGCATGCGGAAAGTAGATTTACTTATCCGATACTGCAGCTTTTACATAATAGCTGTTGTGGGTGCCAGCCTGTTAAAGTATGCAATTACGTACCTGCAGACTTACATAGGCCAGGAAACTCTGGCTAAAATGCGAAAAGAGCTCTACGCCCATATTCTGACATTACCCCTTGGATATTTCAGAAAGGCAAATCCCGGTATGGTCGTTTCCTCGCTGGTTACAGAACTTGCTCCGGCCGGTGAATATGTAGGACAGTCAATCGCAGTTCCAGTTACGAATATCCTGACACTGGTAACATTTGCAACGTACCTGTTTTATCTTAATGCGACCATGGCTGCCATTTCAATCGCACTATATCCGGTTGTCATATATTTAGTCCCTAAGCTGCAAAAAAAATCAAACACTGCCAATAAACAAAGGGTCGACACCACCCGTAATCTCAGCAGCCATATTAACGAAACAATTTCGGGAATACATGAAATTCACGGAAACGGTTCATACCGCATCGAAAACCGTAAATACAGTGCTTTTGTTGACCGCCTTTTCAGAATCAGGATTACATGGATTCTTTACAGACAAGGAATCAAAGTTCTCAACAGCTTTTTTCAGAATCTTGGACCATTTTTACTTTTCCTTGTCGGTGGTTATCTTGCAATTCAAGGTAAATTCGACCTTGGTGCTCTCGTTGCCTTCCTTTCAGCTTATGAAAAAATTTATGATCCTTGGAAAGAACTTATGGAATTCTATCAGGTTCATAATGACGCAACAGTCCGTTATGAGCGCGTCATGGAATATTTTGACTGTGAACCTGAATTCAAGCTTGAACCGGAAGGCAGAGCTCCAGTCAAATTAACCGGCAGCATTGATGTTCAAAACCTCGGATTTACTGTTTCAGGGGGCATTAAACTGCTCAAACAGATCAACTTGAAGCTTAAACCCGGTGAACAGCTTGCCCTTGTCGGTTTTTCCGGCAGCGGGAAAAGTACTCTGGCACAATGTATCTCGCAGCTATATAAATATACCGGAGGGTCGGTAAAAATCGACGGATATGAAGTTGATGATCTGACTAAAGCGGATATGGTCCATAATATGGGAATTGTTGCGCAGGAACCATTCATTTTTTCAGGATCGATAAAGGATAACCTGCTCTATTCATGTGCCGCAGTACTGGAAGGAGATCCTGACGCTGAAAAGAAAACACCTAGCCGTGACAATATGATTGAAAGCATTCAACAGGCAGGTATTTTTGTTGATGTTCTAAGATTCGGACTGAATACGCTCGTAGATTCTGAACAGGAAAAAGAATTGTCCGAGCAACTGCTGTCAGTTCGTAAAAACTTCCATTCAGATTTCGGTGAAAAATTTGCTGATCACGTCGAATTTTATCAGGAAGGTAAATATCTCGACTACTCATCAGTTGCAGGCAATATTATATTCGGTTCTGCAAACAGTAAATTTTTTGCCGGCAAAAATCTTGCCACAAACGAATACTTTACCAACTTTTTAAAAGAAGCCAACCTTGAAATTCCTCTCCTGAGCCTTGGGCGGGAAACAGTTAAACAAACTGTCGATATTTTGGGTAACGTACCTCAAGAAGAAATCTTCTTTGAGCAAAGCCCTATTCCGACTGAAGAGTTTGACGGCTACAAACAACTTGCAAGCAGACTCGATGACAAGACATTACAGGAAATCAAGGGTACTGATAAAGAGATGCTGCTCCAGCTTGCTCTTAACTTTATACCCGGAAAGCATAAAATTGTTGCCCTGCCTACAGTGTTGAAAGGACTCATCCTTGATGGAAGGCAGCAGTTCTTTAACAAAGCGTCAGTTGAGAAACCTGAATCCTTCAACTTCTTTAAAATAGCCGAATACATCACGTCACAAACAATTTTGGATAATATTCTTTTTGGAAAATCTAAAACTGATCATCCGCAAATTCAGGACGCTATCAACCAAAGTATGATTCAGCTTCTTATTGAAGCAGATCTGCTTGAAACAGTTGTTGAACTGGGAATGAATTTCGAGGTCGGCACTAAGGGTGATAAGCTCTCAGGCGGACAGAAACAGAAGCTGGCAATAGCACGGACATTCCTCAAGAATCCACCTATTATGATCATGGATGAAGCAACTTCCGCTCTTGACAACCGTTCACAGAACAGAATCCAAAACCTTTTAGAAACAAAATGGAAAGGTAAATCGACGCTCATTTCGGTAATACATAGACTTGATACTATTAAGAACTATGACAAAGTCGCCGTTATGAAAGCCGGTAAGCTTATGGAAATTGGACCTTACGAAGAATTAATCGCGAAGAAAGGTCTTCTCTACGAACTAATACATGGAGCAAAGTAG
- the qrcD gene encoding menaquinone reductase integral membrane subunit QrcD has protein sequence MDRNLFPEGVTRCGLPKFSIWMAFVAIFLLWGVYAAVKIFANGIGVTGLDNYFGFGLWITFDLAVIALGAGAFFTGFLKYILKIDQLKNIVNLAVILGFLCYSGAMLILTMDIGQPIRAWFGYWHPNVHSMLTEVIFCITCYCTVLIIEFIPLVLEQKQLNKIPFLHHFAHHLHVNMALFAGIGTFLSTFHQGSLGGMYGVMFGRPYAFREGFFIWPWTFFLFVLSAVGSGPVFTVLVCTIIEKMTGKKLVEYKVKALMGKIAGSMLCLYMFFKIIDTWAWATGYLPSVGLTFDEMFYGTIYGKWLMWTELGLCGVVPAIMLITPSIRNNPALLYTAAILDCIGISINRYVFTVQTIAIPVLPFDSWQTYAPNWAEWATSGMIVAYGILVLSLCYRYLPVFPQEVKLNK, from the coding sequence ATGGATAGAAATCTCTTCCCCGAAGGCGTAACCCGCTGTGGATTGCCGAAGTTCTCCATATGGATGGCTTTTGTTGCAATATTCTTACTCTGGGGAGTCTATGCCGCTGTGAAAATATTCGCAAACGGTATCGGCGTAACAGGCTTAGATAACTACTTCGGGTTCGGACTGTGGATTACTTTTGACCTTGCGGTTATCGCACTTGGAGCCGGCGCATTCTTTACCGGATTTCTCAAGTACATCCTCAAGATCGATCAACTTAAAAATATTGTTAACTTAGCTGTTATACTTGGATTCTTGTGCTACTCGGGCGCAATGCTTATCCTGACTATGGATATCGGGCAGCCGATTCGTGCATGGTTCGGTTACTGGCATCCTAATGTGCACTCCATGCTGACAGAAGTTATCTTCTGTATTACCTGCTACTGCACAGTCTTGATCATTGAGTTTATTCCGTTGGTCCTTGAGCAGAAGCAGCTTAATAAAATTCCTTTCCTGCATCACTTTGCCCATCACTTACATGTGAATATGGCTTTGTTTGCCGGTATCGGAACTTTCCTTTCAACATTCCATCAGGGTTCACTGGGTGGTATGTACGGCGTTATGTTTGGCCGTCCATATGCCTTCCGTGAAGGTTTCTTCATCTGGCCATGGACTTTCTTCCTTTTTGTTCTTTCAGCTGTTGGTTCCGGTCCTGTTTTCACAGTTCTGGTATGTACCATCATTGAAAAGATGACAGGCAAAAAGCTTGTGGAATACAAAGTAAAAGCTCTTATGGGTAAAATCGCCGGTTCAATGCTCTGTCTGTACATGTTCTTCAAGATCATTGACACATGGGCATGGGCAACCGGTTATCTTCCTTCTGTAGGCCTTACTTTTGATGAAATGTTTTACGGAACTATTTACGGTAAATGGTTGATGTGGACTGAACTTGGTTTGTGCGGCGTAGTCCCTGCGATTATGCTGATCACTCCTTCTATCAGAAACAATCCCGCTTTGCTTTATACTGCTGCAATCCTCGATTGTATCGGTATCAGCATTAACCGTTACGTGTTCACTGTTCAGACCATCGCAATTCCGGTTTTACCTTTTGACAGTTGGCAGACATATGCTCCTAACTGGGCAGAATGGGCTACTTCCGGAATGATCGTCGCTTATGGTATACTTGTACTCAGTCTTTGTTACAGGTACCTGCCTGTCTTCCCTCAGGAAGTTAAGCTGAACAAGTAA
- the qrcB gene encoding menaquinone reductase molybdopterin-binding-like subunit QrcB: MGIDRRTFIQLVTGGVVGSLFTPVIWKSLDDAAIWSQNWSWIPRLKYGEITEQATLSKFGPSPCSLTVKSVGGSPYVVKGNVENEMSKGGVDAISAGGAQLLYSPSRVNGPMKKVADGKYESISWEEAEKMLSEKLSAVKGQAGKLAIVSGDATGTSSEVLSAFAAGMGSNDCYLMSGDAQSAAVALDNMGGSGQIGYDLDNADFVLFVGADAMNSWGSVVRNQRVFSDMRPTGEDVKSVYVYAGPFLNSTASSSDKWIPVAPGAGAIFSLGLAYHLLNSGASASVSDFADFKTLVMSRFTPDKVEKAIGVAPGVMAGLAKQLMSASAPLVISGSEFGQGAGGADIIAASAINMLLGQVGKKGGMKLLADLPVAVESAVSRAELTRRDFAGYLAAVASDKVNTPAVLLVYEANPVYAMPQAETMAAAIAKVPFLVSFSTWMDETASKADLIMPNPHSFERFDDAQTPYGVGTAMLSACAPVIGPLYNGKSTIDVVLGVASVLGIDLGYESAEAVLQAKAEKAGADWDSLIGGAAFISDSTESDSLKFAASVLSKAVAMPKGGELALAPYAKLNVGSSTMAIPPLNCVTISKFELLGKDLFVQINGVTAKKLNVSEGSKIKLTGTGGECVARVHINEGVMNDVIAAPLGLGHTAWDVFSRGKGDNIFKIITVSTEPGTDMAVWTSSVVSIA; encoded by the coding sequence ATGGGTATTGATCGCAGAACTTTTATTCAATTGGTTACAGGTGGTGTTGTAGGTTCACTCTTCACACCTGTTATTTGGAAATCTTTGGATGATGCCGCTATTTGGTCCCAGAACTGGTCTTGGATTCCAAGACTTAAGTACGGAGAGATCACTGAGCAGGCAACATTGTCCAAATTTGGACCTTCCCCGTGTTCTTTGACGGTTAAATCCGTCGGAGGCAGCCCTTACGTAGTAAAGGGGAATGTTGAAAATGAAATGAGCAAAGGCGGCGTTGACGCGATAAGCGCAGGCGGTGCACAGCTTCTTTACAGTCCTTCCCGTGTGAATGGACCTATGAAAAAGGTCGCAGACGGTAAGTATGAGTCTATCTCCTGGGAAGAAGCTGAGAAAATGCTCTCAGAAAAACTTTCTGCCGTTAAAGGGCAGGCCGGAAAACTCGCCATCGTAAGCGGCGACGCTACCGGAACTTCCAGCGAAGTGTTGTCTGCTTTTGCCGCAGGTATGGGAAGCAATGATTGCTACCTTATGTCTGGTGATGCGCAGTCAGCAGCAGTTGCGCTGGACAATATGGGCGGCAGCGGACAGATCGGTTATGATCTGGACAATGCTGATTTTGTTTTGTTCGTGGGAGCAGATGCAATGAACTCATGGGGTTCAGTTGTAAGAAATCAGCGTGTATTTTCCGATATGCGTCCTACCGGTGAAGACGTAAAGAGTGTGTATGTTTATGCCGGACCTTTCCTTAACAGTACAGCTTCTTCAAGCGATAAGTGGATTCCTGTGGCCCCTGGTGCAGGTGCTATTTTCAGCCTCGGTCTTGCTTATCATCTGCTTAATTCCGGAGCTTCAGCTTCAGTTTCTGATTTTGCTGATTTCAAAACTCTGGTTATGTCCAGATTTACTCCTGACAAGGTTGAAAAAGCAATCGGTGTAGCTCCAGGAGTTATGGCTGGACTCGCTAAGCAGCTTATGTCTGCTTCCGCACCGCTTGTTATTTCAGGTTCTGAATTCGGACAGGGCGCAGGCGGAGCTGACATTATAGCAGCTTCCGCAATCAATATGCTTCTCGGTCAGGTCGGTAAGAAGGGCGGAATGAAGCTCCTCGCTGATCTTCCTGTCGCAGTTGAGTCCGCTGTCAGCCGTGCAGAACTTACCCGCAGAGATTTTGCCGGTTATCTTGCAGCAGTGGCTTCAGATAAAGTTAATACTCCTGCAGTGCTTTTGGTTTACGAAGCTAACCCGGTGTATGCAATGCCACAGGCCGAAACAATGGCTGCCGCAATTGCTAAAGTACCTTTTCTCGTAAGTTTCAGCACATGGATGGATGAAACAGCTTCTAAAGCGGACTTGATCATGCCTAACCCGCACAGTTTTGAGCGTTTTGACGATGCACAGACTCCTTACGGAGTCGGTACTGCAATGCTCAGCGCATGTGCTCCGGTCATCGGGCCTCTTTATAACGGCAAGTCAACAATTGATGTTGTTCTCGGCGTTGCAAGTGTGCTCGGTATTGATCTCGGATATGAATCTGCTGAAGCGGTTTTGCAGGCTAAGGCCGAAAAAGCCGGAGCAGATTGGGATTCACTTATTGGTGGGGCGGCTTTTATTTCTGATTCTACAGAGTCAGATTCACTTAAGTTTGCTGCGTCCGTACTTTCTAAGGCTGTTGCTATGCCTAAGGGTGGCGAACTGGCACTGGCTCCTTATGCTAAGCTCAACGTCGGATCCTCTACAATGGCAATTCCGCCATTGAACTGTGTGACAATCAGCAAGTTCGAGCTGCTAGGCAAAGACCTCTTCGTTCAGATTAATGGCGTAACCGCAAAGAAACTTAATGTTTCCGAAGGTTCTAAAATTAAGCTTACCGGAACAGGCGGAGAGTGTGTTGCCAGAGTCCACATCAACGAAGGCGTAATGAACGATGTGATTGCCGCACCTCTTGGTTTAGGTCATACCGCTTGGGATGTTTTTTCCCGCGGGAAAGGCGATAACATCTTCAAAATTATCACTGTTAGCACTGAGCCCGGCACCGATATGGCCGTCTGGACCAGTTCTGTCGTGAGCATCGCCTAA
- the qrcA gene encoding menaquinone reductase multiheme cytochrome c subunit QrcA — translation MEEKRASKQCGGVFPFFIGVLASLVIGWWVFPQVLYSQKTQPFNFSHKVHVEGEGMECESCHTFLEDGSFAGLPSNEKCAECHEDVLGETKDEEIFVTQYVKKNVEVPWLVYQYQPDNVYFSHMAHKGFECTECHPDVGKSNTLPTYYENRISGYSKQTMKMWQCERCHAEVGTSNACYVCHK, via the coding sequence ATGGAGGAGAAAAGAGCATCGAAGCAATGTGGAGGAGTTTTTCCTTTCTTCATCGGTGTCCTTGCGAGCTTGGTAATTGGTTGGTGGGTTTTCCCTCAGGTTCTTTATAGTCAGAAAACTCAGCCTTTCAATTTCAGTCACAAGGTTCACGTAGAAGGTGAAGGAATGGAATGTGAGTCGTGTCACACGTTTTTGGAAGATGGATCTTTTGCAGGTCTGCCTTCAAATGAAAAGTGTGCTGAATGTCACGAAGATGTCCTTGGTGAGACAAAGGATGAAGAAATCTTTGTAACTCAGTATGTTAAGAAGAACGTTGAGGTTCCTTGGCTGGTTTATCAATATCAGCCTGACAACGTATACTTTTCGCACATGGCGCACAAAGGCTTCGAGTGTACAGAATGCCATCCCGACGTTGGCAAGAGCAACACCCTGCCGACGTATTACGAAAACAGGATAAGCGGTTACAGCAAGCAGACCATGAAGATGTGGCAGTGTGAACGCTGTCATGCGGAAGTTGGTACCAGCAACGCATGTTACGTCTGCCATAAGTAA